From a region of the Pseudomonadota bacterium genome:
- a CDS encoding divalent metal cation transporter, translated as MNAIYRLFQGLVGPAAVIAAGTMGAGAVASLILAGAWFRYELLWVVLFMLPLFVVAVDSSSRIGSVNRGVGMMTLVRRQLHPTVAWLFLLINVPIHVLVAMGQFSVMTSAFLSLFGMHPPGADAAPSVLARYQQFEWGGCVGLALLLLWLVLSQGYDRLQKTMTGFMVLMFFCFLLIALRSFSEFGDIVVGLVPTIPDDLPVGESDRVRMSTSSIIAIVGAAIAPGALLAIPYLSSDAGGSATTLKADLRKSVLNLGVIFGAYAMFILIAGGFALYPLADHAQIETVNAAGQVLTQAFPAVLGFMGPPIFTFGLFIAAMTTLVICVQVVIYLTLDMLDKDWSYTPQNKLYRRLVVVVTLASAILAPVWDFPALLKVVLLMGVNVLVIPMVIIAMMILLNRKAVMGEHTASGWRNGILLACLVVSVVLAAVKLPDYLAML; from the coding sequence ATGAACGCAATCTACCGGCTGTTCCAGGGCCTTGTCGGTCCAGCCGCCGTTATTGCGGCCGGCACGATGGGGGCCGGTGCGGTGGCTTCCCTGATTCTGGCAGGCGCCTGGTTTCGCTACGAACTGCTGTGGGTCGTTCTGTTCATGCTGCCACTGTTCGTGGTGGCCGTCGACTCCTCGTCGCGCATTGGCAGCGTCAATCGCGGCGTGGGGATGATGACGCTGGTGCGCCGGCAGCTTCACCCGACGGTCGCTTGGCTCTTTCTGCTGATCAACGTTCCGATACACGTGCTGGTCGCCATGGGGCAGTTCTCGGTCATGACGTCAGCTTTTCTGTCGCTCTTTGGCATGCACCCACCGGGTGCTGATGCTGCTCCTAGCGTGCTGGCCCGATATCAGCAGTTCGAATGGGGCGGTTGCGTTGGACTTGCGCTGCTGCTGCTGTGGCTGGTGCTGTCGCAGGGTTACGATCGTCTACAGAAAACCATGACGGGGTTCATGGTGCTGATGTTTTTCTGCTTTTTGCTCATCGCCCTGCGCAGTTTCAGCGAGTTCGGCGACATAGTGGTGGGTCTTGTTCCCACGATCCCTGATGACTTGCCCGTTGGCGAGAGTGATCGGGTCCGCATGAGCACCAGCTCCATCATCGCCATCGTGGGAGCCGCCATCGCTCCCGGCGCATTGCTCGCAATTCCGTACCTGAGCTCCGACGCCGGCGGCAGCGCGACAACCTTAAAGGCCGACCTGCGAAAGTCGGTGCTCAACCTTGGCGTGATTTTCGGCGCCTACGCCATGTTCATCCTGATTGCCGGTGGCTTTGCGCTCTACCCGCTGGCCGATCACGCTCAAATTGAGACCGTAAACGCGGCGGGCCAGGTTCTGACCCAGGCCTTCCCGGCGGTCCTTGGCTTTATGGGGCCTCCGATTTTCACGTTTGGTCTGTTTATCGCGGCAATGACTACGCTCGTGATTTGCGTACAGGTGGTGATCTATCTCACCCTGGATATGCTCGATAAGGACTGGTCGTACACGCCACAGAATAAGCTCTATCGCCGGCTGGTTGTGGTGGTGACTCTTGCGTCAGCGATCCTGGCGCCGGTCTGGGACTTTCCGGCGCTGCTCAAGGTGGTGCTTCTAATGGGAGTGAACGTGCTGGTGATCCCGATGGTGATCATCGCCATGATGATCCTGCTGAATCGAAAGGCCGTGATGGGTGAACACACGGCCAGCGGCTGGCGCAACGGGATTTTACTGGCTTGCCTGGTGGTGTCGGTGGTGTTGGCAGCCGTCAAGCTGCCCGACTATCTGGCAATGCTGTAG
- a CDS encoding VOC family protein, which produces MTSLSFKRIDHVSLTVAELQPAIDFYTKIFGAELAYEMGPFDAAESPVMDDGRDWTEAHINVPGARLSIAMLKMPCGLGMELFRYDKPDDAANAPPRNCDIGSRHLCIEVENLDESVAFLTENGCTPMAGSIDMAGAPCPDSRSYYVLDPFGHQLELVQYS; this is translated from the coding sequence ATGACATCACTGTCCTTTAAACGTATCGATCATGTGTCTCTGACGGTTGCTGAGCTTCAGCCCGCCATCGATTTCTATACAAAGATATTCGGCGCCGAGCTTGCGTACGAAATGGGCCCCTTCGACGCCGCCGAATCACCCGTGATGGATGACGGGAGAGACTGGACCGAAGCTCATATCAACGTGCCGGGTGCCCGGCTTAGCATCGCGATGCTGAAGATGCCTTGCGGCCTGGGCATGGAGCTGTTTCGCTATGACAAGCCGGACGACGCGGCCAATGCTCCGCCACGCAACTGCGATATCGGCAGCCGCCATCTCTGCATCGAGGTGGAGAATCTGGATGAGTCGGTGGCCTTTTTGACCGAAAATGGCTGCACCCCGATGGCGGGGTCCATCGACATGGCCGGAGCGCCCTGTCCCGACAGCCGGTCGTACTATGTGCTGGATCCCTTCGGTCATCAGCTCGAACTCGTCCAGTACAGTTAG
- a CDS encoding RidA family protein: MTREAINPESLYGSVQYGFSHAVKSTGGTTIHCAGQVGWDKDYNLVGEGDVGAQARQALSNLKEVLAASGAGPADVVRIRTYVVNHSPEMIDPIGAALGEFYGDIVPAANTWIGVQSLALPGFLVEIEATAVVA; this comes from the coding sequence ATGACACGCGAAGCCATCAATCCCGAGTCGCTCTACGGCAGCGTTCAGTACGGCTTTTCTCACGCCGTAAAGTCCACCGGGGGCACCACCATTCACTGCGCTGGCCAGGTGGGCTGGGACAAGGACTACAACCTCGTCGGCGAGGGTGACGTCGGCGCCCAGGCTCGTCAGGCGCTCAGCAACCTCAAGGAGGTGCTGGCGGCATCCGGTGCGGGTCCCGCGGACGTTGTGCGAATCCGCACCTACGTGGTCAATCACAGCCCGGAGATGATCGATCCAATCGGCGCAGCGCTGGGCGAGTTTTATGGCGATATCGTCCCGGCCGCCAACACGTGGATCGGCGTTCAGTCGCTCGCGCTGCCAGGCTTTCTCGTCGAAATCGAGGCGACCGCGGTCGTCGCGTAA
- a CDS encoding FAD-dependent oxidoreductase, giving the protein MTDVDVAVIGGGLIGCACAMHLAKGGASVALLERGQLNQGASGQNAGSLHFQLEHRLLQDIDGQRRELEHYVGLTRIAIDQWRHIDDEVGCETELHMNGGIMVAETAEQVALLERKAEIEQSQGLEVELLDGPEARRRAPYLSDSVLAALYCEVEGHCNPRLLTPAYAAAAGRHGARLISGALVNTIRRKNGVWWLGFNRTADRGATETLSANAVVNTAGVSAPAIAALANLHLPLFPVALLMNCTEKVDPLLPHLVQHVGRKLSLKQTHAGNLLIGGGWTARLRQSAGTWSSTSPPELSLDSVIGNLQTAGDVVPVVKSLRLLRSWTGMTAITADQLPIIGEVSLAPGFYVAAGGSGFTYGPTYAQLLSEEILTQRSSFPLDPYSPNRFQGLNAFMGA; this is encoded by the coding sequence ATGACCGACGTTGACGTTGCGGTCATTGGCGGCGGCCTGATCGGCTGCGCCTGCGCCATGCATCTGGCCAAAGGCGGCGCCAGCGTCGCCTTGCTCGAACGGGGCCAGCTCAACCAGGGCGCGTCCGGTCAGAACGCCGGATCGCTGCACTTTCAGCTAGAACATCGCCTTCTGCAGGACATCGACGGCCAGCGCCGCGAGCTCGAACACTATGTTGGCCTGACACGGATCGCCATCGACCAATGGCGTCACATCGACGACGAGGTCGGCTGTGAAACCGAGCTGCACATGAATGGCGGCATCATGGTCGCCGAAACGGCGGAGCAGGTCGCGCTGCTCGAGCGTAAGGCTGAGATCGAACAGAGTCAGGGCCTGGAAGTCGAGCTGCTCGACGGACCCGAGGCGCGTCGACGGGCACCCTACCTCTCCGACTCGGTGCTGGCGGCGCTCTACTGTGAGGTGGAGGGTCACTGCAATCCCCGACTTCTGACGCCGGCTTACGCCGCCGCTGCGGGTCGTCATGGCGCACGACTGATCAGCGGCGCGTTGGTCAATACGATTCGCCGCAAAAACGGCGTCTGGTGGCTGGGTTTCAACCGGACGGCAGACCGCGGGGCTACGGAAACCTTGAGCGCGAACGCCGTGGTTAACACGGCGGGGGTAAGCGCGCCGGCGATTGCCGCGCTGGCAAATCTGCACCTGCCGCTGTTCCCCGTGGCGTTACTGATGAACTGCACCGAAAAGGTCGATCCGCTGCTGCCCCATCTGGTGCAGCATGTCGGGCGGAAGCTGTCTTTGAAACAAACGCACGCCGGCAATCTGCTGATCGGCGGCGGCTGGACAGCCCGCCTTCGCCAGAGCGCCGGAACCTGGTCCAGCACCTCCCCACCGGAGCTGTCGCTGGACTCGGTGATCGGCAACCTGCAGACGGCAGGCGACGTGGTGCCCGTCGTCAAGTCGCTGCGCCTGCTCCGGAGCTGGACCGGCATGACGGCGATCACCGCCGATCAGCTGCCGATTATCGGTGAGGTGAGCCTGGCGCCGGGATTCTACGTGGCCGCCGGCGGCTCAGGGTTTACCTATGGACCCACCTACGCACAGCTGCTGAGCGAAGAGATCCTGACCCAGAGGTCCTCCTTTCCGCTCGACCCCTACAGCCCCAACAGATTCCAGGGGCTGAACGCTTTTATGGGGGCCTAG
- a CDS encoding (2Fe-2S)-binding protein: MPRSSSTDITRGENLELTVDGRRIRVCAGETLATAVLASDTLTFNRTGGQQPRSAYCNMGTCFECQVRVAPAPGTRFRWQRACMVPAQAGMVVLTGVSRQSTGEEHDG; encoded by the coding sequence ATGCCGCGCAGCAGCTCTACCGACATCACCCGCGGCGAGAACCTGGAGCTGACGGTCGATGGCCGGCGCATCCGGGTTTGCGCCGGGGAAACGCTGGCAACCGCCGTGCTCGCGAGCGATACGCTTACCTTCAATCGAACCGGCGGTCAGCAGCCGCGATCTGCTTACTGCAACATGGGCACCTGCTTTGAATGCCAGGTGCGCGTCGCGCCGGCGCCAGGCACACGCTTTCGCTGGCAGCGCGCATGCATGGTGCCCGCGCAGGCAGGCATGGTGGTGCTGACGGGCGTCTCCCGCCAATCCACTGGCGAGGAACATGACGGCTAG
- a CDS encoding FAD-dependent oxidoreductase, which yields MTARGAETELAIVGAGPAGMAAAVVAAEHGASVTVIDEQPAAGGQYLRQPPREFGVRNWLGGPTYEAGKTLLERAESLTNVSWHLRTSVAGLLRREMPDRGFEVILDRYPIGDQDSLTTLEAETVLLAPGCFDMPVMFPGWNLPGVMAGGGIQAFIKSQQFVPGNRFLFVGSHPLQLIIADQILQAGGEVAGVLFSQSRARALALLAHPGVMLANRDKLWQTAEIIGRLKKAGVPVEFSQTLVSANGAEKLESVTVAPVARDGTVRATQSKPIACDRLGVCFSFLASSELARMAGARSRWHASRGGLIAEASAEQCSSIDGLYVAGEITGVSGAEVAALEGEVAGYHIMASLGKLPPQRAQSLAGSVQRRLKKARGFADLLNRLAWPGQALLDSLMKASVTLCKCEEVTVGDVETMLTANPHIRTANAAKLLSRTGMGLCQGRYCHAALTRLIARHRGIPEDAVGEFTARFPSKPVGIDQLIELGRSQDNMSTD from the coding sequence ATGACGGCTAGGGGCGCAGAGACCGAACTGGCGATTGTCGGCGCGGGCCCGGCCGGCATGGCTGCTGCCGTCGTCGCGGCGGAACACGGCGCGAGCGTTACCGTCATCGATGAGCAGCCGGCCGCCGGCGGGCAGTATCTGCGACAGCCGCCGCGGGAGTTTGGCGTCCGCAACTGGCTTGGCGGGCCAACCTATGAGGCCGGGAAAACGCTGCTCGAGCGGGCGGAATCCCTGACGAACGTAAGTTGGCATCTGCGTACAAGCGTCGCCGGTTTGCTTCGACGGGAAATGCCGGACCGCGGTTTTGAGGTGATCCTGGACCGTTATCCGATCGGCGACCAGGATTCGCTCACCACGCTCGAGGCCGAAACGGTCCTGCTGGCACCGGGCTGTTTTGACATGCCCGTGATGTTTCCGGGCTGGAATCTGCCTGGCGTGATGGCCGGCGGCGGCATTCAGGCGTTTATCAAAAGCCAGCAGTTTGTTCCCGGCAATCGGTTTCTGTTTGTCGGCAGTCACCCGCTGCAGCTGATCATCGCAGACCAGATTCTTCAGGCCGGCGGTGAGGTTGCAGGGGTGCTGTTTTCGCAGAGCCGTGCCAGGGCCCTCGCGTTGCTGGCTCACCCTGGAGTAATGCTCGCCAACCGCGACAAACTCTGGCAAACCGCGGAGATCATCGGGCGCCTGAAGAAGGCCGGTGTCCCGGTGGAGTTTAGTCAGACCCTGGTGTCCGCCAATGGTGCGGAAAAGCTGGAAAGCGTGACCGTAGCGCCGGTTGCGCGTGATGGTACCGTCCGCGCAACGCAGTCGAAACCCATAGCGTGTGATCGACTGGGCGTCTGTTTCAGCTTTCTGGCCTCCTCCGAGCTTGCCCGAATGGCCGGCGCGAGGTCGCGCTGGCACGCAAGCCGGGGTGGACTCATCGCTGAAGCCAGCGCCGAGCAGTGCAGCTCGATTGACGGCCTGTACGTGGCCGGCGAGATCACGGGGGTGTCCGGTGCTGAGGTAGCGGCGCTCGAGGGTGAGGTCGCCGGCTATCACATCATGGCCAGCCTCGGAAAACTGCCGCCCCAGCGGGCGCAGTCTTTGGCCGGTTCCGTGCAGCGACGGCTGAAAAAGGCCCGGGGCTTTGCCGACCTGCTCAACCGTCTCGCCTGGCCGGGCCAGGCGCTGCTCGATAGCCTGATGAAAGCTTCCGTCACCTTGTGTAAATGTGAGGAGGTGACCGTTGGCGATGTGGAGACGATGCTGACGGCCAATCCTCATATCCGCACCGCCAACGCCGCCAAGCTCCTGTCCCGGACGGGCATGGGGCTATGCCAGGGTCGCTACTGCCATGCTGCGCTCACCCGACTAATCGCGCGCCACCGCGGGATACCGGAGGACGCGGTCGGCGAGTTCACCGCCCGCTTTCCGAGCAAGCCGGTTGGAATCGATCAGCTGATCGAGCTGGGGCGATCGCAGGACAACATGTCCACGGACTGA
- a CDS encoding LysR substrate-binding domain-containing protein has protein sequence MSRLHDNRLRSLAEAVRGGTMRAASENLNVAPSSISRQIAQLEEELGAPLIERNRSPLKLTEAGELALRYYREFTMQQEAFVSQIRDLNHLKGGTVKIAVGEALIGDLLSNVLDRFMAQYPDIHLVVRTGGTAEVVGLVQEDEAHMGMVFQPEPDAKIRVRASSDQPIKVIASPGHAISKRSSVTLQDLVDERIAMPESAFRISQVLSEVEAQEHVFFQPVLESNSLMVLKEFARSGNGITLLPGIAAHTEVAEGRLTAVLIDHPALMHTSASVITRLGRQLPVAAVRLLQKIEATMPFLPAA, from the coding sequence ATGTCTCGACTTCACGACAACCGATTGAGATCACTGGCCGAGGCGGTGCGCGGCGGCACCATGCGAGCCGCCAGCGAAAACCTGAACGTGGCGCCTTCCTCGATTAGCCGTCAGATCGCTCAGCTTGAGGAGGAGCTGGGCGCGCCGCTCATCGAACGCAACCGCAGCCCGCTCAAGCTGACCGAAGCGGGTGAGCTGGCGCTGCGTTATTACCGCGAGTTCACGATGCAGCAGGAGGCATTTGTGTCGCAGATCCGCGATCTGAATCACCTCAAGGGCGGTACGGTGAAGATCGCGGTGGGCGAGGCGTTGATTGGCGATCTGCTGTCCAACGTGCTGGACCGATTCATGGCGCAGTATCCGGATATTCATTTGGTCGTCCGCACCGGAGGAACGGCGGAGGTGGTCGGACTGGTGCAGGAAGACGAGGCCCACATGGGCATGGTGTTCCAGCCGGAGCCGGACGCAAAAATCCGGGTTCGCGCGTCCTCGGATCAGCCAATCAAGGTCATTGCGAGCCCAGGTCATGCAATCAGCAAGCGCTCCAGCGTCACGCTCCAGGACCTCGTGGACGAGCGCATCGCCATGCCGGAATCCGCCTTTCGGATCAGCCAGGTCCTGAGCGAGGTGGAGGCTCAGGAGCACGTGTTTTTTCAGCCGGTCCTCGAGAGCAATTCACTGATGGTTCTGAAGGAGTTTGCCCGCTCCGGCAACGGGATCACCCTCCTGCCGGGCATTGCCGCCCACACCGAGGTCGCTGAGGGTCGTCTGACCGCGGTGCTTATCGACCACCCGGCGCTGATGCACACGAGCGCCAGCGTCATCACTCGCCTGGGTCGGCAGCTGCCGGTGGCAGCCGTCCGTCTTCTGCAAAAGATTGAGGCCACTATGCCGTTTCTCCCGGCAGCTTGA
- a CDS encoding dihydrodipicolinate synthase family protein: MDRNSVSWRGYLPAITTPFDEDGALDLNALKRLLEWLAQEGMHGLIVAGTTGEWFSMDSGERAQLFGCVGEVLNGEMPLIAGCNAFTADKVLANADTAARCGFEGILVTPPPYVRPCEREVIAFYEDINRRSPLPICVYNWPPGTNLDLSKATLRALAQLDKVVAIKNSTGDRDHFLDVMRALRDQVRIFGIPMNQDGAQLVLDNEADGTMGAAGVLGSAQPDFFNALWAGDRERGLAAAAQDARIMSDWFNIDYTAKFGSAQAVFKTALNLQGLPGGCPRRPILPLSDEHTARVRETLADLGRL, translated from the coding sequence GTGGATCGAAACTCCGTTTCTTGGCGCGGCTACCTGCCGGCGATCACCACACCGTTCGACGAAGACGGTGCGCTCGACCTGAACGCGCTAAAACGTCTTCTGGAGTGGCTCGCTCAGGAGGGGATGCACGGGCTCATTGTCGCCGGCACAACCGGCGAGTGGTTCAGCATGGACAGCGGCGAGCGAGCGCAGCTTTTCGGCTGCGTCGGTGAGGTTCTCAACGGGGAGATGCCGCTCATCGCGGGCTGCAACGCTTTCACCGCAGACAAGGTGCTGGCCAACGCCGACACGGCGGCTCGCTGCGGCTTTGAGGGCATCCTGGTCACGCCGCCACCCTACGTTCGCCCCTGCGAGCGGGAGGTGATCGCCTTCTACGAGGACATCAATCGGCGCTCGCCGCTACCCATCTGTGTCTACAACTGGCCGCCGGGTACCAACCTGGATCTGAGCAAAGCCACTCTTCGAGCACTGGCGCAGCTCGACAAGGTGGTCGCAATTAAGAACTCAACCGGCGATCGCGATCATTTTCTCGACGTGATGCGAGCCCTGCGCGACCAGGTTCGAATCTTTGGTATTCCAATGAACCAGGACGGTGCTCAGCTCGTGCTGGACAACGAGGCTGACGGGACCATGGGTGCCGCCGGCGTTCTCGGCAGCGCTCAGCCCGATTTCTTCAACGCGCTGTGGGCCGGTGATCGCGAGCGCGGCCTGGCCGCCGCTGCCCAGGACGCTCGGATCATGAGTGACTGGTTCAACATCGACTACACGGCGAAGTTCGGATCGGCCCAGGCCGTTTTCAAAACCGCCCTGAATCTGCAAGGCCTTCCCGGCGGCTGTCCACGCCGGCCGATTCTGCCGCTGTCCGATGAACACACCGCCCGCGTACGAGAAACGCTCGCAGACCTTGGGAGGCTGTAG
- a CDS encoding DUF885 domain-containing protein codes for MMITPVLSIFRRVAVIPYRVSLALLTAATFAGTGCSRQDSAEQMPASAQTELAAPTATDAMSQLDTLIEQFVESQSDSDQEIGLRPVTAEAFEAEIDEMRTLLAAVRAVDPAGLSFEASIDQRVLIGMLDTDAFAASDRRLWEIDPSIYVPAGQVGRLLEPESIQSPAERAEALAAVLADIPEHVRQARINLKNPPQRFTESAIFKTAGTIKSLTEDASTLATDAPAGVDAFNDALREAIEALESFQAYLETELLPAANGSWAVGKNHYDYILKNRWFFDLDADDILARGQSGFAETEALAQQVANRIEPGKHWAEVYETLKDDHPPIDGIKAAYQASIDEAQVFIRENQIVTLPDGERVVTLDTPPAMRRSSPFGTFQSVDRFGTDLEGKLLLTPIEGWMSESQQAERVRSHHNAWIPVIAVHEAYPGHHTDALKTRENPRLLRKVVGESIFAEGWGLFTEELMYELGFLQGDDVRLTQLRNRLWRAARVILDVSLHTGRMTFDEAVDFLVEKVRFERYAAELEVGMYTERPTFVLGYLIGMQEIIDIRADWIARYGEPDPPSEFYDALLRIGSIPPVLVRESLLARDEPPSAQADGP; via the coding sequence ATGATGATCACTCCCGTCCTATCAATCTTCCGACGAGTCGCCGTCATTCCATACCGAGTGTCGCTGGCGCTGCTGACCGCGGCCACGTTTGCCGGCACCGGGTGTAGCCGGCAGGACAGCGCCGAGCAAATGCCGGCATCCGCACAGACGGAGCTCGCGGCACCGACGGCAACCGACGCAATGTCGCAGCTGGATACGCTGATCGAACAATTTGTCGAGAGCCAGTCCGACAGCGACCAGGAGATTGGGCTGCGGCCCGTGACCGCTGAGGCCTTCGAAGCGGAGATCGACGAAATGCGCACGCTCCTGGCCGCAGTCCGGGCGGTCGATCCAGCGGGGTTAAGTTTTGAGGCTAGCATCGACCAGCGAGTGCTGATCGGGATGCTCGATACCGACGCTTTCGCGGCGAGCGATCGGCGGCTCTGGGAAATCGACCCATCGATTTATGTACCCGCGGGCCAGGTGGGCCGGCTGCTGGAGCCCGAGTCGATTCAGTCTCCGGCCGAACGAGCCGAGGCGCTTGCGGCCGTATTGGCCGACATACCCGAACACGTCAGACAGGCGAGGATCAACCTCAAAAATCCGCCGCAGCGGTTCACCGAAAGCGCCATCTTCAAGACCGCAGGCACCATCAAGAGCCTGACCGAAGACGCTTCGACCCTGGCCACTGACGCTCCGGCTGGGGTGGATGCGTTTAACGATGCACTCAGGGAAGCCATCGAGGCCCTGGAAAGCTTCCAGGCGTACCTTGAGACAGAGCTGTTGCCCGCTGCGAACGGATCGTGGGCGGTCGGCAAGAATCACTACGACTATATCCTGAAAAATCGCTGGTTCTTTGATCTCGACGCCGACGACATTTTGGCGCGCGGCCAGTCTGGCTTCGCCGAGACGGAAGCACTGGCACAGCAGGTCGCAAACCGTATCGAGCCTGGCAAACACTGGGCCGAGGTTTACGAGACCCTGAAGGACGATCACCCGCCGATTGACGGGATCAAGGCGGCTTATCAAGCATCGATCGACGAGGCTCAGGTATTTATCCGCGAAAACCAGATCGTCACCCTGCCGGATGGGGAGCGGGTTGTCACGCTCGACACGCCGCCGGCCATGCGACGTTCCTCTCCCTTTGGCACGTTTCAGTCGGTAGATCGTTTCGGCACCGACCTCGAAGGCAAGCTGCTGCTAACGCCGATCGAGGGCTGGATGTCCGAGAGCCAGCAGGCTGAGCGGGTACGTTCACACCACAACGCCTGGATACCGGTAATCGCTGTCCATGAGGCGTATCCGGGCCATCACACCGACGCGCTTAAGACCCGAGAAAACCCTCGGCTCCTGCGCAAAGTTGTGGGCGAATCGATCTTCGCGGAGGGCTGGGGCCTGTTTACCGAAGAGCTTATGTACGAGCTTGGCTTTCTTCAGGGAGATGATGTTCGCCTGACACAGCTGCGCAACAGGCTTTGGCGAGCGGCGCGGGTGATCCTCGACGTGAGCCTCCACACGGGTCGCATGACCTTCGACGAAGCGGTGGATTTCCTGGTCGAAAAGGTGCGCTTCGAACGCTATGCGGCCGAGCTGGAAGTTGGCATGTACACCGAACGGCCCACGTTCGTGCTGGGCTACCTGATTGGCATGCAGGAAATCATCGACATTCGCGCAGACTGGATCGCCCGCTACGGCGAGCCTGACCCGCCTTCCGAATTTTATGACGCGCTGCTGAGGATTGGATCCATTCCGCCAGTTCTGGTTCGCGAGTCGCTTCTGGCCAGGGACGAGCCACCGTCAGCGCAGGCTGATGGACCTTAA